One window from the genome of Spirosoma rhododendri encodes:
- a CDS encoding DinB family protein, with protein sequence MENLSSTPVTGPVTPAERDYIVTALQTTQQLLHEAVDGLTDAQLTFKPNADRWSIAECVEHIVLVERGIFRAIQYGMSLPAKPEKRSEIKVSDVDLVRATRGRSRLLAAPEPFVPTGKYGDTSATVALFDQVRTADTDFAQTAEGDLRTHYFDHFILGRLDLYQALLLIASHGERHRKQIDDVKATPGYPQS encoded by the coding sequence ATGGAAAATTTATCATCGACCCCCGTAACTGGCCCCGTCACACCGGCCGAGCGTGACTATATCGTAACCGCCCTACAAACGACGCAGCAACTGCTGCACGAAGCTGTCGATGGGCTGACCGACGCGCAACTGACGTTTAAACCCAATGCTGACCGCTGGTCGATTGCCGAGTGCGTCGAGCACATTGTGCTAGTTGAGCGGGGTATTTTTCGGGCCATTCAGTATGGTATGAGTTTGCCTGCCAAGCCAGAAAAACGCAGCGAAATAAAGGTGTCGGATGTTGATTTGGTCAGAGCAACCCGTGGGCGGAGCCGACTATTGGCGGCTCCCGAGCCTTTTGTACCGACTGGCAAATATGGCGATACAAGTGCGACAGTGGCCTTGTTCGATCAGGTTCGCACTGCTGATACTGACTTTGCCCAAACAGCCGAGGGCGACCTGCGCACGCACTATTTCGACCATTTTATACTGGGTCGGCTGGATCTGTATCAGGCACTGCTGCTGATTGCGTCGCACGGGGAGCGGCACCGCAAACAGATCGACGACGTAAAAGCCACGCCCGGCTACCCACAGTCCTGA
- a CDS encoding M42 family metallopeptidase, producing MNEHSKAFLYQYLNNASPTGFESSGQQIWLDYIKPYTDSYIVDTYGTAVGVINPDQPYKVVIEAHSDEISWFVNYISDDGYLFVRRNGGSDALIAPSMRVNLHTKKGVVEGVFGWPAIHVRDLTKDTAPKVTDLFIDVGAATKEEVAEMGIHVGTVCTFVDGLMEMNNRYYVGRALDNRMGGFMIAEVARLLKENNVTLPFTLYVVNAVQEEIGLRGAEMIARRLRPDLAICTDVTHDTQSPKYDKKEQGDLKCGAGPVLCYGPAVQNNVLDMLIDVATDKEIAFQRQAVSRSTGTDTDAFAYATEGIASALISLPLKYMHTTVETVHMEDVQNVIKLMYETLLTLKGNEDFRYIK from the coding sequence ATGAACGAACACAGTAAAGCGTTTCTGTACCAGTATCTGAACAACGCGTCGCCGACCGGTTTTGAATCGTCGGGGCAACAGATCTGGCTCGACTACATCAAACCCTACACCGACAGCTATATCGTTGATACCTACGGCACGGCAGTCGGCGTCATCAATCCCGATCAACCCTATAAAGTCGTTATCGAAGCCCACTCCGACGAGATTTCGTGGTTCGTCAACTACATCTCCGACGACGGCTACCTGTTCGTCCGGCGCAACGGCGGCTCCGACGCGCTGATTGCCCCCTCGATGCGGGTAAATCTGCATACGAAGAAGGGCGTCGTTGAAGGTGTATTCGGCTGGCCGGCTATCCACGTCCGCGACCTGACCAAAGACACCGCCCCCAAAGTAACCGATCTGTTTATCGACGTGGGCGCGGCTACGAAAGAGGAAGTCGCGGAAATGGGTATTCACGTCGGCACCGTCTGCACGTTTGTCGACGGGCTGATGGAAATGAACAACCGGTACTACGTCGGCCGGGCGCTCGACAACCGCATGGGCGGGTTTATGATCGCGGAAGTGGCCCGGCTGCTGAAAGAAAACAACGTTACGCTGCCGTTCACGCTATACGTCGTCAACGCGGTGCAGGAAGAAATCGGCCTGCGTGGAGCCGAGATGATTGCCCGGCGGCTCCGCCCAGACCTCGCTATTTGTACCGACGTGACGCACGATACGCAGTCGCCGAAGTACGACAAAAAAGAGCAGGGCGACCTGAAATGTGGTGCCGGACCAGTGCTGTGCTACGGCCCCGCCGTGCAGAACAACGTCCTCGATATGCTGATCGACGTAGCGACGGATAAAGAGATTGCGTTCCAGCGGCAGGCCGTCAGCCGGTCGACCGGTACAGACACTGACGCATTCGCCTATGCCACTGAAGGTATTGCCTCCGCCCTGATTTCGCTACCTCTCAAGTATATGCACACGACCGTCGAAACCGTTCATATGGAAGACGTGCAGAACGTAATCAAGCTGATGTACGAGACACTGCTGACGCTGAAAGGCAACGAAGACTTCCGGTATATCAAATGA
- a CDS encoding sugar phosphate isomerase/epimerase family protein: MTLNRRLFLQQAGMLTAGAALLPDALQAAPNTPKPGLQLYSLRDDMEKDARGTLKKIAAMGYKEIESYPGSKGFLWGMSPSEFKSYLNSLGLTPISTHTGIEPDMEKYMNEAAEAGFKYFTVSSIPKEMRENMGGFRKVADEFNKYGELAQKSNLMFGYHNHDYPFTEMDGMVPFDTLARGTDPKLVTFELDIFWVIAADKDPVTYFNKYPGRFTMAHIKDRDPKDHKVSTVLGKGDLKMTPILGAAQRAGVKHFFVEVEEYGSQTPLESVRASMAGVRKLVF; the protein is encoded by the coding sequence ATGACACTCAATCGACGCTTATTTCTGCAACAGGCGGGTATGCTAACGGCTGGTGCGGCTCTGCTGCCCGACGCGCTTCAGGCGGCTCCCAACACGCCAAAGCCCGGCCTGCAACTGTATTCACTCCGCGATGATATGGAAAAGGACGCGCGTGGCACGCTGAAGAAAATAGCGGCTATGGGCTACAAGGAAATCGAGTCGTATCCGGGCAGCAAAGGGTTTCTGTGGGGCATGTCGCCGTCCGAGTTTAAATCCTACCTGAACAGCCTGGGCCTGACGCCGATCAGCACGCATACGGGTATAGAACCCGACATGGAGAAATACATGAACGAAGCCGCTGAAGCCGGTTTCAAGTATTTCACGGTGTCTTCAATCCCGAAGGAGATGCGCGAAAACATGGGCGGTTTCCGTAAGGTTGCCGACGAGTTCAACAAGTACGGCGAACTGGCGCAGAAGTCGAACCTCATGTTCGGTTACCACAACCACGATTACCCGTTCACCGAAATGGACGGTATGGTTCCGTTCGACACGCTGGCTCGCGGCACCGACCCCAAGCTGGTCACGTTCGAACTCGATATTTTTTGGGTGATAGCCGCCGACAAAGACCCGGTGACGTACTTCAACAAATACCCCGGTCGGTTTACGATGGCCCACATCAAAGACCGCGATCCCAAAGACCACAAAGTATCGACGGTATTGGGCAAGGGCGATCTGAAAATGACCCCGATCCTGGGTGCAGCCCAGCGCGCCGGCGTCAAACACTTCTTCGTTGAGGTAGAAGAATACGGTTCGCAAACGCCCCTCGAAAGCGTTCGTGCTTCAATGGCCGGCGTGAGGAAGTTGGTATTCTGA
- a CDS encoding ankyrin repeat domain-containing protein yields MSFYSARPEDLLIDAARKGDVTQINQLLAEGVDVNATDGRGFTPLVIAAYDNHIDAAKALIAAGADVNKQDGSGNSALMGVSFKGYAEVAQLLIDKGADLNLLNGNNGTALMFATIFGRNNLVKLLLDNGADTSIRDSRGLSVRDLAVQQGNQEALALLEGK; encoded by the coding sequence ATGTCTTTTTATTCTGCCCGCCCCGAAGATCTATTGATTGATGCCGCCCGGAAAGGCGACGTAACGCAGATCAACCAGCTACTTGCCGAAGGCGTCGACGTCAACGCTACCGATGGCCGTGGGTTTACACCGCTGGTCATTGCTGCTTACGACAACCACATCGACGCGGCCAAAGCCCTGATTGCGGCTGGTGCCGACGTCAACAAGCAGGACGGTAGTGGCAATTCGGCCCTGATGGGCGTCAGTTTTAAAGGCTACGCCGAGGTTGCGCAGCTGCTCATCGACAAGGGGGCCGACCTCAACCTATTGAACGGCAACAACGGAACGGCATTGATGTTTGCCACGATCTTCGGCCGCAACAACCTCGTCAAGCTCCTGCTCGACAACGGCGCCGACACTTCAATCCGCGACTCGCGCGGCCTCAGCGTCCGGGACCTCGCCGTCCAGCAGGGCAACCAGGAAGCGCTGGCGTTGCTGGAGGGAAAATAA
- a CDS encoding catalase, which translates to MENSQNGNSTEPKYGDTGLKPQDKPVDQTLTTRQGHPLTHNQNVRTVGSRGPTTLENYPFLEKISHFDRERIPERVVHARGAGAHGVFEAYGTVGDEPISNYTRAKLFQEKGKQTPVFVRFSSVIHGGHSPETLRDPRGFAVKFYTEDGNWDLVGNNLKVFFIRDAMKFPDLVHAFKPDPITNRQDGHRIFDFISNTPEALHMITFLFSPWGIPANYRQMQGSGVNTYKWVNEAGEGVLVKYHWEPKQGIKNLTQPEAEKIQAKNFNHATQDLYDAIEAGNFPQWELLVQIMSDDEHPELDFDPLDDTKLWPEDQFPWLPVGVMTLNKNPENYFHEVEQVAFGTGVLVDGLDFSDDKMLQGRTFSYSDTQRYRVGTNYLQLPINAPRKHVATNQRDGQMAYRVDTAPGQNKHVNYEPSSMNGLKEAPKKYAEHQPYIAGNLVRQPIDRTNNFKQAGERYRLHEDWERDDLINNLVSTIAGAEQHIQDKMVELFTQCDEDYGRRVRDGLDRARNANEKSTPEEAEEMAHSAQPY; encoded by the coding sequence ATGGAAAACTCGCAAAACGGCAACTCGACCGAACCAAAATACGGCGATACTGGCCTGAAACCGCAGGACAAGCCCGTAGACCAGACCTTAACGACCCGTCAGGGACATCCATTAACGCACAATCAGAACGTCAGAACGGTAGGTAGTCGTGGGCCCACGACGCTGGAAAACTATCCGTTCCTTGAAAAAATAAGCCATTTCGACCGGGAGCGCATACCCGAACGTGTCGTACACGCGCGCGGTGCCGGTGCGCACGGTGTGTTTGAAGCATACGGTACGGTAGGCGATGAACCGATCAGCAATTATACGCGGGCGAAACTCTTTCAGGAGAAAGGAAAGCAAACGCCTGTGTTTGTCCGGTTTTCGTCGGTGATTCACGGCGGGCACTCGCCCGAAACGCTGCGTGACCCGCGTGGTTTTGCGGTAAAGTTTTATACCGAAGATGGCAACTGGGACCTTGTTGGCAACAACCTGAAGGTGTTCTTTATCCGTGACGCTATGAAGTTCCCGGACCTGGTTCACGCGTTTAAACCCGACCCAATTACCAACCGGCAGGACGGCCACCGTATTTTTGATTTTATCAGCAATACGCCGGAAGCCCTGCATATGATTACGTTCCTGTTTTCGCCCTGGGGTATTCCGGCCAACTACCGGCAGATGCAGGGTTCGGGCGTGAATACGTACAAATGGGTTAACGAAGCGGGAGAGGGTGTGCTGGTGAAATACCACTGGGAGCCGAAACAGGGTATCAAGAACCTGACGCAACCGGAAGCCGAAAAAATTCAGGCGAAGAACTTCAACCACGCCACGCAGGACCTGTACGACGCTATCGAAGCCGGTAATTTCCCGCAGTGGGAGTTGCTGGTGCAGATCATGAGCGACGATGAGCATCCCGAACTGGATTTCGACCCGCTCGACGATACCAAGCTATGGCCCGAAGATCAGTTCCCCTGGTTGCCGGTTGGGGTGATGACGCTCAACAAAAACCCTGAGAACTACTTCCATGAAGTAGAGCAGGTAGCATTTGGCACGGGTGTGCTGGTCGATGGGCTCGACTTCTCGGACGACAAGATGCTACAGGGCCGGACGTTCTCGTACTCGGACACGCAGCGTTACCGCGTCGGTACCAACTACCTGCAACTGCCGATCAACGCGCCCCGGAAGCACGTTGCCACGAATCAGCGCGACGGGCAGATGGCCTACCGCGTCGATACGGCACCGGGTCAGAACAAGCACGTCAACTACGAACCGTCGTCGATGAACGGGCTCAAGGAAGCACCGAAAAAGTATGCTGAGCACCAGCCATATATTGCCGGTAATCTGGTTCGTCAGCCAATCGACCGGACCAACAATTTCAAGCAGGCGGGCGAACGCTACCGACTGCATGAGGACTGGGAGCGCGACGACCTGATCAATAACCTGGTCAGCACGATCGCTGGCGCGGAGCAGCATATTCAGGACAAAATGGTCGAGCTGTTTACGCAGTGCGACGAGGACTACGGTCGGCGGGTGCGCGACGGGCTCGACAGGGCCAGAAACGCCAACGAAAAATCGACTCCCGAAGAAGCCGAAGAAATGGCTCACTCGGCTCAGCCGTATTAA
- a CDS encoding FdhF/YdeP family oxidoreductase gives MNTNTPPEEITGNLVVKDPFDDAAGITAVIQSVKHTFEGTGLVRGSKSLLKLNQKDGFDCPSCAWPDPDHHRSPIAEYCESGAKAVADEIMTNHTASPVLFQRYTVDELLQKPDFWLSQQGRITQPMLLKPGEQHYKAISWDEAFSTIADNLNELDSPDEAVFYTSGRASNESAFLYQLFVRMFGTNNMPDCSNMCHESTSVALADTLGLGKASVTYEDYAKADVIMIMGQNPGTNSPRMLTVLEEAKQNGAKIISVNPIHEIGLIKFKNPQSPRDVLFGGEKLTDLYLQVRINSDMALLKAMCIILLEEEEKTPGQVLDRDFIEQYTSGFESFKKSLSQFSLNEMAAQCGVPLEQIREAVGMFRNTRKFIICWAMGLTQHRNSVDTLNEVVNLLLLKGSIGIEGGGASPIRGHSNVQGDRTVGVWEKPKPEFLDALQKTYNFEPPRHNGFDVVKSVKAMHDGKVKTFFGLGGNFALAVSDTNYAAEAMRKLKLTVHVSTKINRSHLIHGETALILPCLGRTDHDNQATGEQFISCESTTGVVAQSHGVVDAVSKDLKSEVAIIGEMAKATLGNTGSHARRNLPPLPHNVTTAEFWDAFVGNYDLIRDGIEKVVPGFDKYNERIRVPGGFYLPNGPRVREFKTSDGKAHFTVNAPDTYTLQPGELMMMSIRSHDQFNTTIYGYDDRYRGSTANGG, from the coding sequence ATGAATACGAACACCCCGCCGGAAGAAATTACCGGCAATCTGGTCGTCAAAGACCCGTTTGACGATGCCGCCGGTATAACGGCCGTTATTCAGTCGGTTAAACACACGTTTGAGGGCACGGGACTTGTCCGGGGGTCGAAATCCCTGCTCAAACTCAACCAGAAAGACGGCTTCGACTGCCCGTCCTGCGCCTGGCCCGACCCCGACCATCACCGCTCGCCCATTGCGGAGTACTGCGAGAGTGGCGCGAAAGCCGTGGCCGACGAGATCATGACCAACCACACGGCATCGCCCGTGTTGTTTCAGCGGTACACGGTCGATGAGCTGCTGCAAAAACCGGACTTCTGGCTTAGTCAGCAGGGGCGCATCACGCAGCCGATGTTGCTGAAACCGGGCGAGCAACATTACAAAGCCATTAGCTGGGATGAAGCGTTCTCGACCATCGCCGATAACCTCAACGAACTCGATTCGCCCGACGAAGCGGTGTTCTACACGTCGGGTCGGGCCAGCAACGAGTCGGCGTTTCTGTACCAGTTGTTCGTCAGGATGTTTGGCACCAACAACATGCCCGACTGCTCGAACATGTGCCACGAATCGACCAGTGTAGCCCTCGCCGATACGCTGGGACTGGGTAAGGCGTCGGTGACGTACGAAGACTACGCCAAAGCCGACGTGATTATGATTATGGGGCAGAACCCCGGTACCAACTCGCCCCGGATGCTGACGGTGCTGGAAGAAGCCAAGCAAAACGGGGCTAAGATCATTTCCGTCAACCCCATTCACGAAATCGGGCTGATCAAATTCAAGAATCCGCAGAGTCCGCGCGACGTGCTGTTTGGTGGTGAGAAGCTGACGGATCTGTATTTGCAGGTGCGGATCAATTCCGACATGGCCCTGCTGAAAGCGATGTGCATAATTCTGCTCGAAGAGGAGGAGAAAACGCCGGGGCAAGTGCTCGACCGCGACTTTATCGAGCAATACACGTCGGGTTTCGAGTCGTTCAAAAAGAGCCTGTCGCAGTTTAGCCTGAACGAGATGGCAGCGCAGTGCGGGGTGCCGCTGGAGCAGATTCGCGAAGCGGTCGGTATGTTCCGCAACACCCGCAAATTCATCATCTGCTGGGCGATGGGCCTGACGCAGCACCGCAATTCGGTTGATACGCTCAATGAAGTGGTGAATCTGTTGCTGCTGAAAGGAAGTATCGGTATCGAAGGGGGCGGGGCCAGCCCGATTCGCGGCCACTCCAACGTGCAGGGCGACCGGACGGTGGGCGTGTGGGAGAAACCCAAGCCGGAATTCCTCGATGCGCTCCAGAAAACCTACAACTTCGAGCCACCCCGCCACAACGGATTCGACGTGGTGAAGTCGGTGAAGGCGATGCACGACGGGAAGGTCAAAACCTTCTTCGGGTTGGGTGGCAACTTTGCCCTCGCCGTGTCGGACACGAACTATGCTGCCGAAGCCATGCGTAAGCTGAAACTGACCGTGCATGTGTCGACCAAGATCAATCGGTCGCACCTGATCCACGGCGAAACGGCCCTTATTCTGCCCTGCCTGGGCCGTACTGACCACGACAATCAGGCCACGGGCGAGCAGTTTATCAGTTGCGAAAGCACGACGGGTGTAGTAGCGCAATCGCATGGTGTGGTCGATGCGGTGTCGAAAGACCTGAAAAGCGAAGTAGCAATCATCGGCGAAATGGCGAAGGCGACGCTGGGGAACACCGGTTCGCACGCCCGGCGGAATCTGCCCCCGCTGCCACATAACGTGACGACAGCCGAGTTTTGGGATGCATTTGTCGGCAACTACGATCTTATCCGCGACGGTATCGAGAAGGTGGTGCCGGGTTTCGACAAGTACAACGAGCGGATACGCGTGCCGGGTGGGTTTTACCTGCCAAACGGTCCCCGCGTTCGGGAATTCAAAACCAGCGATGGCAAAGCCCATTTCACGGTCAACGCGCCCGACACGTACACGCTGCAACCGGGCGAACTGATGATGATGTCGATCCGGTCGCACGATCAGTTCAACACGACGATTTACGGGTACGACGACCGGTATCGGGGGTCTACGGCGAACGGCGGGTGA
- a CDS encoding App1 family protein, with amino-acid sequence MISKQNKGPKSLIAHRLLTWLRLSNQPLVKVYRGYGNDKVLSINGHVLRRSALPRTNYRDNKLINLLAVMRLFLVKPYPNTRVRLSCAGQTAEVFADENGFFQCDLPLPAPLSPGWHPVRAELLSQTLPTETVLGTGEGKVLIPAPTTFACISDIDDTFLVSHSATIAKRLLVLLTENAHSRDPFDGVVAHYQLLAQADSGPATNPFFYVSSSEWNLYDYILEFSEQNGLPDGVYLLSKLKQFHQLLQTGKTKHHTKFDRIKRILETYPDMRFILLGDDSQQDPVIYSSVVQQFCHQISCVYIRRIKPANRAATEALIGQIEAAGVPCCYFTHSEEAHQHSIRAGLVAS; translated from the coding sequence ATGATCTCTAAACAAAACAAAGGCCCAAAAAGCCTGATTGCTCACCGTTTGTTAACATGGCTTCGGCTAAGCAACCAGCCACTGGTAAAGGTATATCGGGGATACGGCAATGATAAAGTACTGAGTATTAACGGTCATGTGCTGCGACGGAGCGCGCTGCCCAGAACAAACTACCGCGACAATAAGCTGATTAACCTGCTGGCGGTCATGCGCTTATTTCTGGTAAAGCCGTACCCCAATACCCGTGTCCGACTCAGCTGCGCCGGTCAGACGGCCGAAGTTTTTGCCGATGAAAACGGGTTTTTTCAGTGCGATTTACCCCTGCCTGCCCCGCTTTCGCCCGGCTGGCATCCCGTCCGGGCGGAACTGCTGTCGCAGACGCTGCCGACGGAAACGGTACTGGGCACCGGCGAAGGAAAAGTCCTGATCCCGGCCCCTACAACCTTCGCCTGCATCTCCGATATCGACGATACATTTCTGGTGTCGCACTCCGCAACCATTGCCAAACGGCTGCTGGTGTTGCTGACCGAAAACGCACACAGCCGCGACCCATTCGACGGGGTGGTCGCTCATTATCAGTTGCTGGCGCAGGCCGACAGCGGCCCGGCAACCAACCCGTTTTTCTACGTGTCGAGCAGTGAATGGAACCTGTACGATTACATTCTGGAGTTTTCGGAGCAGAACGGCCTGCCCGATGGCGTGTACCTGCTGAGTAAGCTCAAGCAGTTTCACCAACTCCTCCAGACGGGCAAAACGAAACACCACACCAAGTTCGACCGGATCAAACGTATACTGGAGACGTACCCCGATATGCGCTTTATTCTGCTGGGCGACGATTCGCAGCAGGACCCCGTAATTTATTCGTCGGTGGTACAGCAGTTTTGTCACCAAATTAGTTGTGTATACATACGTCGGATCAAACCCGCGAACCGGGCGGCAACCGAAGCCCTGATCGGGCAAATCGAAGCGGCTGGCGTACCATGCTGTTACTTTACTCACAGTGAAGAAGCGCACCAGCACTCGATCCGTGCGGGGCTGGTCGCTTCCTGA
- a CDS encoding diacylglycerol/lipid kinase family protein, producing the protein MLFLFAINPASGGKGKNDWEVAIHNFFANNTHSTELFHLDGKTDDTELPRKIREVNPDCVVAVGGDGTIKSVAEHLVDTGVPLGVLPAGSANGMARELNIPQDIDGSLNLLVDGQNRPVDCIDVNGELCIHLSDVGLNAQLVRYYQRNNLRGKLGYLRSVMQVLKKRRLLRVEINLDDQCVQRAAFMIVLANARMYGTGAVINPDGDPSDGKFEIVVFRRLTVWEIVKLFWRYQPFDSKNIEIFPATSIKIATHRKAYFQVDGEYQGRVTEIDAKIRPGALMMRLPA; encoded by the coding sequence TTGCTGTTTTTATTCGCGATCAATCCTGCTTCGGGCGGCAAAGGCAAAAACGACTGGGAGGTTGCCATCCATAACTTTTTTGCCAACAATACGCACAGCACCGAACTGTTTCACCTCGACGGCAAAACCGACGATACTGAACTACCCAGGAAAATACGGGAGGTCAATCCCGACTGCGTAGTGGCCGTTGGGGGCGACGGTACCATCAAATCCGTCGCCGAACACCTTGTCGATACGGGTGTCCCACTAGGCGTGCTACCCGCCGGATCGGCAAATGGCATGGCTCGCGAACTAAACATCCCGCAGGACATCGACGGTAGCCTGAACCTGCTGGTCGACGGACAAAACCGCCCCGTCGACTGCATCGACGTCAACGGTGAACTGTGTATTCACCTGAGCGATGTGGGTCTGAACGCGCAACTGGTGCGGTATTACCAGCGCAACAACCTGCGGGGTAAGCTGGGGTATTTGCGAAGCGTTATGCAGGTGTTGAAAAAACGACGATTATTGCGGGTCGAAATCAACCTCGACGATCAATGCGTGCAGCGGGCCGCCTTTATGATCGTACTGGCCAACGCCCGGATGTATGGAACGGGGGCTGTCATCAACCCCGACGGTGACCCGTCCGACGGTAAGTTTGAGATCGTGGTGTTCCGGCGGCTTACCGTCTGGGAGATCGTCAAACTGTTTTGGCGGTACCAGCCGTTCGACAGCAAAAACATCGAAATTTTCCCGGCAACATCCATCAAAATCGCCACCCATCGGAAGGCTTACTTTCAGGTTGACGGGGAGTATCAAGGGCGCGTTACGGAGATCGACGCCAAAATTCGGCCCGGCGCGCTCATGATGCGGCTACCAGCTTAA
- a CDS encoding NHL domain-containing protein: MRYVSVPLLAIAVLALSGRCTRPVDEPIVTPPAEPREVSTFAGSGKLGDRDGQADSAQFCFPQALAFSPTGTLYIADNTNDLIRAVDVNQVVTTLAGAGYVRYHHDPVNGQGRKASFNGLTDIAFGADGNCYAVEYTSQVRKITPDGQVSTFTVLPRGYGNGLTFDASGNLYVSTTTCLYKISPAGKVSLFSGQPGVPRGFRDGDADSARFVNPASLASDQRGNLYVADMNLIRKVAPDGSVTTFAGYEKAVADKDGVGTAAGFGFINGLAIGALGDLYVSTFDAIRKVTPDGVVTTVAGGVNLGYQDGSLATARFNQLNGIAFDRAGNLYAADRFNRVVRKIVLR, translated from the coding sequence ATGAGGTATGTGAGTGTGCCCCTGCTCGCTATCGCTGTCCTGGCTTTGTCGGGACGCTGCACCAGACCGGTTGACGAACCGATCGTTACACCCCCGGCAGAACCCAGGGAGGTAAGTACGTTTGCGGGAAGTGGTAAGCTGGGCGACCGGGACGGGCAAGCCGACTCCGCGCAGTTCTGCTTTCCACAGGCACTGGCCTTTAGCCCAACCGGAACGCTCTACATCGCCGACAACACCAACGATCTGATCCGAGCGGTCGACGTAAATCAGGTGGTTACGACACTGGCCGGAGCCGGTTACGTTCGTTACCATCACGATCCAGTTAATGGACAGGGCCGGAAAGCGTCGTTCAACGGCCTGACTGACATTGCTTTCGGTGCAGATGGCAACTGCTATGCGGTCGAATATACCAGTCAGGTCCGCAAAATCACGCCCGATGGGCAGGTTAGTACGTTTACCGTTTTACCGCGTGGCTACGGCAATGGACTGACGTTTGATGCAAGCGGTAATTTGTATGTCAGTACCACTACCTGTCTGTATAAAATCAGTCCGGCGGGCAAGGTAAGCTTGTTCTCAGGTCAGCCGGGCGTTCCGCGTGGTTTCCGCGACGGTGATGCTGATTCAGCCCGGTTCGTCAATCCAGCGAGTCTGGCGTCCGATCAACGGGGTAATTTGTACGTTGCCGACATGAATCTGATCCGTAAAGTCGCGCCCGATGGTAGCGTCACTACGTTTGCCGGGTACGAAAAGGCAGTAGCCGACAAAGACGGTGTTGGCACGGCTGCGGGCTTCGGCTTTATCAATGGCCTGGCCATCGGCGCCTTGGGTGATTTATACGTCAGCACGTTCGACGCCATTCGCAAGGTAACGCCGGATGGGGTGGTCACTACCGTGGCGGGCGGTGTTAACTTAGGCTATCAGGATGGTTCGCTCGCGACGGCCCGGTTCAACCAACTCAATGGCATCGCGTTCGATAGAGCGGGGAACCTGTACGCAGCGGATCGATTTAACCGCGTCGTGCGTAAAATTGTACTCCGCTGA